A stretch of Vibrio aphrogenes DNA encodes these proteins:
- a CDS encoding type IV pilin protein: MIRINQCNKLITKHMGMTLIELLIVITTIGVLSAIAYPSYQAHVLKSHRSAVMSDMMKVQMKLEQHRTQTGSYDYTIIDNSTGDCDASVGCQNDTDRYKLSITSGASGINLYIIKAVPQAKLGQTKDKCGRLSMNAGSVGSAEKNGISVDGCWN; the protein is encoded by the coding sequence ATGATTCGAATAAATCAATGCAACAAATTAATCACTAAACACATGGGAATGACATTGATCGAATTATTGATCGTCATTACCACCATTGGCGTGTTAAGCGCCATCGCCTATCCTAGCTACCAAGCTCATGTTTTAAAAAGTCACCGCTCAGCCGTCATGAGCGATATGATGAAAGTTCAAATGAAATTAGAGCAACATCGAACGCAAACTGGCAGTTATGACTACACCATTATCGATAACTCAACTGGTGACTGTGATGCCTCTGTGGGCTGTCAAAATGACACTGACCGCTACAAATTATCCATCACGTCTGGAGCAAGCGGCATTAATCTTTACATTATTAAAGCCGTCCCACAGGCGAAACTGGGCCAAACAAAAGATAAATGTGGCAGGCTAAGTATGAATGCGGGCTCTGTTGGTTCAGCAGAAAAGAATGGGATAAGCGTGGATGGGTGTTGGAATTGA
- a CDS encoding IS3 family transposase, producing the protein MTVQALKHQHKIQHLLQSIGLPKSVYYYQCQVLSTPEPYANEIASIERIFHKHKGRYGYRRIHYALRREGIYLNHKTVQRLMAKLGLKSTVRPKKYRSYKGAIGRIAPNILKRDFKSTKPNEKWVTDVTEFKVAGEKVYLSPIIDLFNQEVVSHTVATSPKLHLVTEMLEKATSKLSQASSLTLHSDQGWQYQHRDYRNKLKEKRINQSMSRKGNCLDNAVAENFFALLKTEMYHGYHFDSAEQLMACIDEYIDYYNNDRIKVKLKGLTPVEYRNQALEAA; encoded by the coding sequence TTGACTGTTCAAGCTCTAAAACACCAACACAAAATCCAGCATTTATTGCAATCCATTGGATTGCCCAAGAGTGTGTATTACTACCAATGCCAAGTGTTGAGCACTCCCGAGCCTTACGCGAATGAGATAGCGAGTATTGAAAGAATATTTCATAAGCATAAAGGTCGATATGGTTATCGACGCATTCATTATGCTTTACGTAGAGAAGGCATCTACTTAAATCATAAAACGGTTCAGCGCTTAATGGCAAAACTAGGGCTAAAATCGACCGTAAGACCGAAGAAATATCGTTCTTATAAAGGTGCGATTGGGCGTATTGCCCCGAATATTCTGAAGCGAGACTTTAAATCGACGAAACCAAATGAAAAATGGGTGACCGATGTGACGGAATTTAAAGTGGCAGGTGAAAAAGTCTATTTATCTCCTATCATCGATTTATTTAATCAAGAAGTCGTTAGTCATACTGTAGCGACCTCACCTAAATTACATCTCGTGACCGAGATGCTAGAGAAAGCGACGAGTAAGTTAAGTCAAGCGTCCTCGTTAACTTTACATAGTGATCAAGGGTGGCAATACCAACACCGTGATTATCGTAACAAGCTAAAAGAGAAAAGAATAAATCAGAGTATGTCGAGAAAAGGAAACTGTCTTGATAATGCTGTGGCTGAAAACTTCTTCGCACTTTTAAAAACAGAAATGTACCATGGTTACCACTTTGACAGTGCTGAGCAACTTATGGCATGCATTGATGAATATATTGATTATTACAATAACGATCGGATTAAGGTGAAATTAAAAGGCCTAACTCCGGTAGAATACCGAAATCAGGCCTTAGAAGCCGCATAA
- the dnaK gene encoding molecular chaperone DnaK produces MGKIIGIDLGTTNSCVAVLDGDKPRVIENAEGERTTASVVAYTDGETLVGQPAKRQAVTNPENTLFAIKRLIGRRFEDEEVQRDISIMPYKIVKADNGDAWVEAKGQKMAAPQVSAEILKKMKKTAEDYLGEAVTGAVITVPAYFNDAQRQATKDAGRIAGLEVKRIINEPTAAALAYGLDKKGGDRTIAVYDLGGGTFDISIIEIDEVEGEKTFEVLATNGDTHLGGEDFDNRLINYLVSEFKNEQGIDLKNDPLAMQRVKEAAEKAKIELSSAQQTDVNLPYVTADATGPKHMNVKVTRSKLESLVEDLVQRSLEPLKVALADADLSVSEITDVILVGGQTRMPMVQAKVAEFFGKEARKDVNPDEAVAVGAAVQGGVLAGDVKDVLLLDVTPLSFGIETMGGVMTKLIEKNTTIPTKANQVFSTAEDNQSAVTIHVLQGERKQASYNKSLGQFNLEGINPAPRGMPQIEVTFDLDADGILNVSAKDKATGKEQKITIQASGGLSDEEIEKMVQEAEANKEADKKFEELVTTRNQADQMIHGTRKQIEEAGDALPADEKEKIEAAISALESVKSGDDKAAIDTKVQELAAAAQKLMEIAQQKAQAQQAEGGEQAKPEDDVVDAEFEEVKDEDKK; encoded by the coding sequence ATGGGTAAAATCATTGGTATTGATTTAGGTACAACTAACTCATGTGTTGCAGTATTAGACGGCGACAAACCACGTGTAATTGAAAATGCTGAAGGTGAGCGTACAACGGCATCAGTGGTAGCTTATACAGATGGCGAAACATTAGTAGGTCAACCTGCAAAACGCCAAGCGGTAACTAACCCTGAAAACACATTGTTCGCAATCAAACGTTTGATCGGTCGTCGCTTTGAAGACGAAGAAGTTCAACGTGACATCAGCATCATGCCTTACAAAATCGTTAAGGCTGATAACGGTGATGCTTGGGTAGAAGCGAAAGGCCAAAAAATGGCGGCTCCTCAAGTTTCAGCTGAAATCTTGAAAAAAATGAAAAAAACCGCTGAAGATTACTTAGGTGAAGCGGTGACAGGTGCAGTAATTACGGTTCCTGCTTACTTTAACGATGCTCAACGTCAAGCAACAAAAGATGCGGGTCGTATTGCAGGTCTAGAAGTAAAACGTATCATCAACGAACCAACTGCAGCAGCATTGGCTTACGGTCTTGATAAAAAAGGCGGCGACCGCACTATCGCTGTTTATGACCTTGGTGGTGGTACATTCGATATTTCAATTATCGAAATTGATGAAGTTGAAGGCGAAAAAACATTTGAAGTTCTTGCGACTAACGGTGATACACACCTAGGTGGTGAAGACTTTGATAACCGTCTAATCAACTACTTAGTTTCTGAGTTTAAAAACGAGCAAGGCATTGATCTGAAAAACGATCCATTAGCGATGCAACGTGTGAAAGAAGCGGCTGAAAAAGCGAAGATTGAACTATCTTCTGCACAACAAACAGACGTTAACCTACCATACGTAACAGCGGATGCGACTGGTCCTAAACACATGAACGTAAAAGTAACTCGTTCGAAACTAGAATCTCTAGTTGAAGATCTAGTACAACGTTCTCTAGAGCCTTTAAAAGTAGCACTAGCGGATGCGGATCTATCTGTAAGCGAAATTACTGACGTTATCCTAGTTGGTGGTCAAACACGTATGCCAATGGTTCAAGCTAAAGTGGCTGAGTTCTTTGGTAAAGAAGCACGTAAAGACGTGAACCCTGATGAAGCGGTAGCGGTAGGTGCTGCGGTTCAAGGTGGTGTACTTGCGGGTGACGTAAAAGACGTTCTTCTACTAGACGTAACGCCTCTATCTTTCGGTATCGAAACGATGGGTGGTGTGATGACGAAACTGATTGAGAAAAACACAACGATTCCAACAAAAGCGAATCAAGTGTTCTCAACAGCAGAAGATAACCAAAGCGCTGTAACCATTCACGTATTGCAAGGTGAACGTAAGCAAGCGTCTTACAACAAATCTTTAGGTCAATTTAACCTAGAAGGTATCAACCCTGCGCCACGTGGTATGCCACAAATCGAAGTGACTTTCGACTTGGATGCGGATGGTATCTTGAACGTATCTGCAAAAGATAAAGCGACTGGTAAAGAACAAAAAATCACGATCCAAGCATCTGGCGGTCTATCAGATGAAGAAATCGAGAAAATGGTACAAGAAGCGGAAGCTAACAAAGAAGCGGACAAAAAGTTCGAAGAGTTAGTAACTACTCGTAACCAAGCTGACCAAATGATTCACGGTACTCGTAAGCAAATTGAAGAAGCCGGTGACGCACTTCCTGCTGATGAGAAAGAGAAAATTGAAGCAGCGATCTCAGCACTTGAATCTGTGAAATCAGGCGATGACAAAGCAGCGATTGACACTAAAGTTCAAGAATTAGCCGCTGCAGCTCAAAAACTGATGGAAATTGCTCAGCAAAAAGCCCAAGCACAACAAGCTGAAGGTGGCGAACAAGCTAAACCTGAAGACGATGTGGTTGACGCTGAATTTGAAGAAGTAAAAGACGAAGACAAAAAATAA
- the dnaJ gene encoding molecular chaperone DnaJ: MSKRDLYEVLGVSRDASERDIKKAYKRLAMKYHPDRNQEADAADKFKEVKEAYEVLTDPQKKQAYDQYGHAAFEQGGMGGGGGFGGGGGFEDMFGDVFGDIFGGGGRRGGAQRAQRGADLRYNMELSLEEAVRGCEKEIHISTLAECEVCDGSGAKAGSSSQTCGTCHGHGQVQMRQGFFAVQQTCPTCNGRGKIIKDPCGSCHGEGRKNKSKTLNVKIPAGVDTGDRIRLNGEGEAGERGAPAGDLYVQVHLKPHHIFERDGNNLHCEVPVSFTLAALGGEVEVPTLDGRFKLKVPAEMQTGRMFRMRGKGVKSVRGGATGDLICKLVVETPVKLSSRQKELLRELEESFGGEEASQKHKPKSDGFFNGVKKFFDDLTS, translated from the coding sequence ATGTCAAAACGTGATCTTTATGAAGTATTAGGTGTAAGCCGTGATGCATCAGAGCGCGATATTAAAAAGGCGTACAAGCGTCTTGCGATGAAATATCACCCAGACCGTAACCAAGAAGCGGATGCCGCGGATAAATTTAAAGAAGTTAAAGAAGCGTATGAAGTTTTAACTGATCCACAGAAAAAGCAAGCTTATGACCAATATGGACATGCCGCCTTTGAACAAGGTGGTATGGGCGGCGGCGGTGGCTTCGGTGGCGGCGGCGGTTTTGAAGACATGTTTGGTGATGTCTTCGGTGATATTTTTGGTGGCGGTGGCCGTCGTGGCGGTGCGCAGCGTGCTCAACGTGGTGCTGATTTGCGTTACAACATGGAATTATCACTTGAAGAAGCGGTTCGTGGTTGTGAAAAAGAAATCCACATCTCAACTTTAGCTGAATGTGAAGTGTGTGATGGTAGCGGCGCTAAAGCAGGATCAAGTTCGCAAACTTGTGGTACTTGTCATGGTCATGGCCAAGTGCAAATGCGTCAAGGATTCTTTGCGGTTCAACAAACCTGTCCAACCTGTAATGGTCGCGGTAAAATCATTAAAGATCCTTGTGGTTCATGTCATGGTGAAGGTCGCAAGAATAAGAGCAAAACGCTTAATGTTAAGATCCCTGCAGGCGTGGATACCGGTGATCGCATTCGTTTAAATGGTGAAGGCGAAGCGGGTGAACGTGGCGCACCAGCAGGTGACTTATACGTCCAAGTACATTTAAAACCGCACCATATTTTTGAACGTGATGGTAATAACCTGCATTGCGAAGTGCCTGTAAGTTTCACTTTAGCGGCGTTAGGCGGTGAAGTGGAAGTACCGACACTGGATGGCCGTTTTAAATTAAAAGTACCGGCTGAAATGCAAACGGGTCGTATGTTCCGTATGCGCGGTAAAGGCGTAAAATCAGTACGTGGTGGTGCAACCGGTGACTTGATCTGTAAGTTGGTTGTAGAAACACCAGTCAAACTAAGTTCTCGTCAAAAAGAGCTATTACGTGAGTTGGAAGAGTCTTTTGGTGGTGAAGAAGCCAGTCAAAAGCATAAACCGAAATCAGATGGTTTTTTCAATGGCGTGAAGAAGTTCTTTGATGATTTGACTAGCTAA
- the smpB gene encoding SsrA-binding protein SmpB yields the protein MAKKKSKSKAGSNTIALNKQARHEYFVDDEIEVGLELQGWEVKSLRQGKANIAESYVFLRDGEAFLSGASIIPLQQASTHIVANPTRVRKLLLNRRELDNLFGRVNREGMTLIALSLYWSKSWVKMKIGVAKGKKLHDKRDDKKNQDWQRDKARIMKSSLR from the coding sequence ATGGCAAAGAAAAAATCAAAATCAAAAGCCGGTAGTAATACTATCGCTCTTAACAAGCAAGCTCGACACGAATATTTCGTCGACGATGAAATTGAAGTTGGTCTAGAGCTACAAGGTTGGGAAGTAAAATCTTTACGTCAAGGTAAAGCCAATATCGCAGAAAGCTATGTCTTTCTTCGCGATGGTGAAGCCTTCCTTAGTGGTGCGTCTATTATCCCACTTCAACAAGCTTCTACCCATATCGTGGCTAACCCAACACGCGTTCGTAAGCTGTTATTGAACCGACGTGAACTCGATAATTTATTTGGCCGAGTCAATCGTGAAGGCATGACATTAATTGCCCTATCACTTTACTGGTCTAAATCTTGGGTCAAAATGAAAATTGGGGTCGCGAAAGGTAAAAAACTTCACGACAAACGAGACGACAAAAAGAACCAAGATTGGCAACGTGATAAAGCTCGCATCATGAAGAGCAGCTTACGTTAA
- the nadK gene encoding NAD(+) kinase, with translation MQKPFNVIAIIGKPRDHKAVQTHKELFYWLMDKGYTVIIDERLRDILDDIPSEVFTSLLQIGEQADLAIVVGGDGNMLGAARILSRFDISVIGVNRGNLGFLTDLNPEDFHDTLLSVLQGNYLVEQRFLLETEVHRGNHIKSHNSALNEVVLHPGKVAHMIEFEVYIDDRFAFSQRSDGLIVSTPTGSTAYSLSGGGPILSPSLNAISLVPMFPHTLSSRPLVVDGDRNIKLLVSPDNRGTQEVSCDGQISLPVSPGDEIQIYQSPNSLKLIHPEDYSYYHVLRHKLGWSSKLF, from the coding sequence ATGCAAAAGCCTTTTAACGTTATCGCCATTATTGGTAAACCGCGCGACCATAAAGCCGTGCAAACGCATAAAGAGCTTTTCTATTGGCTAATGGATAAAGGTTATACCGTTATTATCGATGAACGATTACGTGATATTTTAGATGATATACCGAGTGAGGTATTTACCAGTTTGTTGCAGATTGGCGAACAAGCCGATTTAGCCATCGTCGTCGGTGGTGACGGCAATATGCTGGGTGCTGCGCGCATTCTTTCTCGTTTTGATATTTCAGTGATTGGGGTCAACCGAGGCAACTTAGGCTTTTTGACCGACCTTAATCCTGAAGATTTTCATGACACTTTACTCAGTGTGCTTCAAGGGAATTACCTCGTTGAACAGCGCTTCTTGTTAGAAACAGAAGTTCACCGTGGCAACCACATAAAAAGTCATAACTCAGCCCTCAATGAAGTGGTCCTTCACCCGGGAAAAGTGGCGCACATGATTGAGTTTGAAGTGTATATTGATGATCGCTTTGCATTTTCTCAACGCTCCGATGGGTTAATTGTCTCAACCCCAACAGGCTCGACGGCTTATTCGTTATCCGGCGGTGGGCCAATTTTATCTCCCAGCTTAAATGCGATTTCTTTAGTACCAATGTTTCCACACACGCTTTCAAGCCGCCCATTAGTGGTTGATGGCGATCGAAACATCAAATTACTCGTCTCACCAGATAATCGAGGCACTCAAGAAGTCAGTTGCGATGGTCAAATTTCTCTGCCAGTTTCGCCTGGTGATGAGATTCAGATCTACCAAAGCCCAAATAGCTTAAAATTAATCCATCCTGAAGATTACAGCTATTACCACGTTTTGCGTCATAAGTTAGGTTGGTCAAGCAAGTTGTTCTAA
- a CDS encoding GspH/FimT family pseudopilin, protein MKNQNVTSYKGFWGMARGFTLIEMLIAVVVLSILLAVAVPSFSGMSEQAKMQRLAEELQGFFVQSKSEAVLRNQTVYLHFVQVGAPDSGEWGLATRLTSTPVASLSSAQTDALMYLDGQPFKYVTMNFPKANNSSLLSKLEFEPVNGKPNQSSSLSFFIDNHKRLKLVFSNITGRIRICGKDGAFYGFPPCK, encoded by the coding sequence ATGAAAAATCAGAATGTAACTAGTTACAAAGGATTTTGGGGAATGGCTCGAGGGTTTACATTAATTGAAATGCTGATTGCTGTGGTTGTTTTGAGCATTTTATTGGCGGTTGCCGTGCCATCGTTTAGTGGGATGAGTGAACAGGCCAAAATGCAGCGATTGGCTGAAGAGCTGCAAGGTTTCTTTGTTCAAAGCAAATCAGAAGCGGTATTACGCAATCAGACTGTTTATCTTCATTTTGTGCAAGTAGGAGCCCCTGATAGTGGTGAGTGGGGGTTGGCGACTCGACTCACAAGTACCCCGGTAGCCTCACTTTCTTCGGCACAAACTGACGCACTGATGTATCTAGATGGACAGCCATTTAAATATGTAACGATGAATTTTCCAAAGGCGAATAACTCTAGCTTACTGTCAAAATTAGAGTTTGAACCAGTGAACGGAAAGCCGAATCAATCTTCTAGTTTATCTTTTTTTATCGATAATCATAAAAGGCTCAAATTAGTGTTTAGCAATATTACTGGGCGTATTCGAATTTGTGGTAAAGACGGAGCATTTTATGGTTTTCCGCCCTGTAAGTAA
- the bamE gene encoding outer membrane protein assembly factor BamE, whose product MHLKKWILIIPFVLTILSGCSVLERFVYRIDIAQGNYLEQPDVNKLRIGMTKEQVRYVLGSPMLVENGYPDTWYYIYHFTHGHDDSVQKNFIVKFDPQTQKLANASGDFELSSDFYTPLN is encoded by the coding sequence ATGCATTTAAAAAAGTGGATATTAATTATCCCTTTCGTATTAACGATATTATCGGGTTGTAGCGTACTTGAACGCTTCGTTTATCGCATCGACATTGCTCAAGGTAACTATCTAGAGCAACCGGATGTCAACAAACTCCGTATTGGCATGACCAAAGAACAAGTTCGTTATGTTCTCGGTTCACCAATGTTGGTTGAAAATGGTTACCCTGACACTTGGTATTACATTTACCACTTTACTCATGGACATGATGATTCAGTCCAAAAAAACTTTATTGTGAAGTTTGATCCTCAAACTCAAAAGCTGGCGAATGCGTCAGGGGACTTTGAACTCAGCTCGGATTTCTATACTCCATTGAACTGA
- the recN gene encoding DNA repair protein RecN — protein MLSHLSINNFAIVKSLQLELFKGMTTITGETGAGKSIAIDALNLCLGGRADCNMVRPGEDKTDITAAFILDNNLNAKRWLEDNELLESGECIIRRIITNEGRSRAFINGNPVPLSQLKALGQTLINIHGQHAHHLLMKPEHQLTLLDQYAGHQQLIQVTKKSYSDWRQLQNQLKTLKANSQENLAQKQLLEYQVKELDEVALGETEFEELEQQHKVLSSSGQIAMTCQQTINELYEGEDVNAMALLHSVSHSLVELADLDPSLSHLSSLISEAMIQLEEVNSELRHYADSIDVDPAHIAEVEERFSKVMTTARKHHVRPEDLYQYHQEIKAQIEALDCSDEKFEQLENEVTEKYQIFLMAAEKLSKSRHRYAKELNKLISHSMHELSMEKAQFCIDIVSNEKHSAPLGIDQISFLVSTNPGQPLQALAKVASGGELSRISLAIQVITAQKVQTPSLIFDEVDVGISGPTASVVGKMLRQLGESTQVLCVTHLPQVAGCGHQQLFVAKQTKAGKTETQIHQLSEQQRIDELARLLGGSTITDSTKANAKELLIAA, from the coding sequence ATGCTCTCCCATTTAAGCATTAATAATTTTGCGATTGTTAAATCTTTACAGCTAGAGCTTTTCAAAGGAATGACAACCATTACCGGCGAAACTGGCGCAGGTAAATCAATTGCCATTGATGCGCTCAATTTATGTTTAGGTGGTCGTGCTGATTGTAATATGGTTCGCCCAGGAGAGGATAAAACCGACATTACTGCTGCCTTTATTTTAGACAACAACCTCAACGCTAAACGCTGGTTAGAGGATAATGAATTACTAGAGTCTGGTGAATGCATCATTCGCCGTATTATTACCAATGAGGGGCGTTCTCGCGCCTTTATTAATGGTAATCCAGTGCCACTTTCTCAGCTCAAAGCACTTGGGCAAACTTTAATTAACATTCACGGTCAGCACGCACATCATTTATTAATGAAGCCTGAGCATCAACTGACATTGCTCGACCAATATGCAGGGCATCAACAACTGATCCAAGTGACAAAAAAATCGTATTCAGATTGGCGTCAACTGCAAAACCAACTCAAAACACTAAAAGCCAACAGCCAAGAAAACTTAGCGCAAAAACAATTGCTTGAATACCAAGTAAAAGAGCTTGATGAAGTGGCTTTAGGAGAAACAGAATTTGAAGAGCTGGAACAACAACATAAAGTGCTCTCAAGCAGTGGTCAAATTGCCATGACCTGTCAACAAACAATCAACGAGTTATACGAAGGCGAAGATGTCAATGCGATGGCATTATTACATTCTGTGAGTCATTCTTTAGTAGAGCTAGCCGACTTAGACCCCTCATTAAGTCACTTATCCAGCTTGATATCTGAAGCTATGATCCAACTGGAAGAGGTTAATTCAGAGTTACGTCATTATGCTGACAGTATCGATGTTGATCCGGCCCATATTGCCGAAGTAGAAGAGCGCTTTAGCAAAGTCATGACGACCGCACGTAAACATCACGTTCGCCCTGAAGATCTGTATCAATACCATCAAGAAATCAAAGCACAAATTGAAGCTCTTGATTGCTCCGATGAAAAGTTCGAACAACTGGAAAATGAAGTCACCGAAAAATATCAGATTTTTTTAATGGCAGCAGAAAAACTCAGCAAAAGCCGTCATCGCTATGCCAAAGAGCTCAATAAACTGATTTCACACAGCATGCATGAGCTGAGCATGGAAAAAGCACAATTTTGTATTGATATTGTCAGCAATGAAAAACACTCAGCACCATTGGGCATCGATCAAATTAGCTTCTTGGTATCCACAAACCCTGGCCAGCCTTTGCAAGCCTTGGCAAAAGTGGCCTCTGGTGGTGAATTATCACGTATTTCTTTAGCCATTCAAGTGATCACCGCCCAAAAAGTACAAACACCGAGTCTTATTTTTGATGAAGTGGATGTAGGGATCAGTGGTCCAACGGCTAGCGTGGTTGGCAAAATGCTGCGTCAACTTGGCGAATCAACTCAAGTATTATGCGTCACTCACTTACCTCAAGTGGCTGGATGTGGGCATCAACAGCTCTTTGTTGCCAAACAAACTAAAGCCGGTAAGACTGAAACTCAAATACATCAATTATCAGAACAACAACGCATTGATGAGCTAGCACGTTTACTTGGCGGCAGCACGATTACTGATTCAACTAAAGCAAATGCCAAAGAATTGTTAATTGCAGCTTAA
- a CDS encoding RnfH family protein, with the protein MMDENALIHVEVVYALPHEQKVFELAVASDLTVQEIIEQSGVLESYPEIDLRQNKVGVYSRNVKLDATVRDKDRIEIYRPLLADPKEIRRKRAQQAKNS; encoded by the coding sequence ATGATGGATGAAAATGCCTTGATTCATGTTGAAGTCGTGTATGCGCTACCACATGAACAAAAAGTCTTTGAGTTAGCCGTAGCGTCTGATTTGACAGTACAAGAAATTATTGAGCAATCAGGAGTATTAGAAAGTTATCCTGAGATTGATTTACGCCAAAATAAAGTGGGTGTCTATAGCCGTAATGTCAAGTTAGATGCGACGGTTCGAGATAAAGACCGAATTGAGATTTATCGACCTTTGTTGGCTGATCCGAAAGAGATTCGCCGTAAACGAGCGCAACAAGCCAAAAATAGTTAA
- the grpE gene encoding nucleotide exchange factor GrpE, whose protein sequence is MTNEHNKPQNEDLKADDVQVEQELVDEEILMDDAQTIGGEGDIEWNEESEQESSRVVELEAALQAAEAQVKEQQDSVLRAKADVENMRRRNEQEMDKARKYALNKFAEELLPVIDNLERAIQAGNPEDETVKPILEGVEMTHKSFVDIVAKFGLVAINPEGEAFNPELHQAIGMQESPEHESNTVMLVMQKGYELNGRVIRPAMVMVAK, encoded by the coding sequence ATGACTAACGAACACAACAAACCGCAAAATGAAGATCTAAAAGCTGATGACGTGCAAGTTGAGCAAGAGCTTGTCGATGAGGAGATTCTGATGGATGACGCTCAAACGATTGGTGGCGAAGGCGATATTGAATGGAATGAAGAGAGCGAACAAGAGTCTTCTCGTGTTGTTGAGTTAGAAGCGGCCTTACAAGCTGCAGAAGCGCAAGTTAAAGAGCAACAAGATTCCGTTCTTCGCGCAAAAGCTGACGTTGAAAATATGCGTCGTCGCAATGAGCAAGAAATGGATAAAGCCCGTAAATACGCGTTGAACAAGTTTGCTGAAGAACTTTTACCAGTAATTGATAACTTAGAGCGTGCGATTCAAGCCGGTAACCCTGAAGATGAAACAGTGAAGCCGATCCTTGAAGGTGTTGAAATGACGCATAAATCTTTTGTTGATATCGTGGCTAAATTTGGTTTAGTTGCTATCAACCCAGAAGGTGAAGCATTCAACCCAGAATTGCATCAAGCGATTGGTATGCAAGAAAGCCCTGAGCATGAATCAAACACTGTCATGCTGGTGATGCAGAAGGGTTATGAGCTTAATGGTCGTGTAATTCGCCCTGCAATGGTAATGGTTGCGAAATAA
- a CDS encoding helix-turn-helix domain-containing protein: MSKYIRELKLCIAQRCLDGESSTSLAKELSIPANQIRYWTSVYRIHGSSSFLPLDYENSADFKFSVLKSMWENNWSISQASAEFNFSSNGTISVWLKLYNQSGFQGLHSRPKGRPSMKTQSNKRPTKPDEDMSLDELREELAYLRAENAVLKKLEELDKLKRQAAKKKR; encoded by the coding sequence ATGTCTAAGTACATCAGAGAATTAAAGCTGTGCATTGCTCAGCGTTGCCTTGATGGCGAATCATCGACATCTCTTGCAAAAGAGTTATCTATTCCTGCGAACCAAATTCGTTATTGGACTTCTGTTTACAGGATCCATGGTTCATCTTCATTTTTACCTCTTGATTATGAAAACTCCGCAGATTTTAAATTCTCGGTATTAAAATCAATGTGGGAAAATAACTGGTCTATAAGCCAAGCGAGTGCTGAATTCAATTTTTCTTCTAACGGGACTATTTCTGTTTGGTTAAAGCTTTATAATCAGTCGGGATTCCAAGGCTTACATTCCCGACCTAAAGGCAGACCATCTATGAAAACTCAATCAAATAAGCGTCCGACTAAACCTGATGAAGACATGTCACTTGATGAACTCAGAGAGGAACTGGCTTATTTGAGAGCGGAGAATGCTGTTCTAAAAAAGTTAGAGGAGCTGGACAAGTTAAAACGTCAAGCAGCAAAGAAAAAGCGTTGA
- a CDS encoding SRPBCC family protein, which translates to MPQVNRSALVSFSAKQMYDLVNDVEKYPEFLPGCSGAKLLESTETSLTASVDVSKAGIRKTFTTSNTMEPGHRINLTLVDGPFKSLAGFWLFTPLDEFACKVELSLSFEFTNKLVEMAFGKIFNELTNNMVNSFTLRAKQVYKN; encoded by the coding sequence ATGCCCCAAGTTAACCGTTCTGCTTTGGTCTCTTTTAGTGCAAAGCAAATGTATGATCTGGTCAATGATGTTGAAAAGTATCCCGAGTTTTTACCTGGCTGTTCTGGTGCAAAGTTGCTTGAGTCGACGGAAACATCGTTAACTGCCTCTGTGGATGTATCAAAGGCTGGTATTAGAAAGACGTTTACGACATCGAACACCATGGAACCTGGGCATAGAATTAATTTGACATTGGTGGATGGTCCCTTCAAGTCATTAGCAGGTTTTTGGTTATTTACCCCATTAGATGAGTTTGCGTGTAAAGTGGAGTTGAGTTTATCGTTTGAATTTACCAATAAGCTTGTTGAAATGGCATTTGGAAAAATCTTTAATGAGTTGACGAATAATATGGTGAACTCTTTTACACTGCGCGCCAAGCAAGTTTATAAAAATTAA